A region of Homo sapiens chromosome X, GRCh38.p14 Primary Assembly DNA encodes the following proteins:
- the SPACA5B gene encoding sperm acrosome-associated protein 5 precursor: protein MKAWGTVVVTLATLMVVTVDAKIYERCELAARLERAGLNGYKGYGVGDWLCMAHYESGFDTAFVDHNPDGSSEYGIFQLNSAWWCDNGITPTKNLCHMDCHDLLNRHILDDIRCAKQIVSSQNGLSAWTSWRLHCSGHDLSEWLKGCDMHVKIDPKIHP from the exons ATGAAGGCCTGGGGCACTGTGGTAGTGACCTTGGCCACGCTGATGGTTGTCACTGTGGATGCCAAGATCTATGAACGCTGCGAGCTGGCGGCAAGACTGGAGAGAGCAGGGCTGAACGGCTACAAGGGCTACGGCGTTGGAGACT GGCTGTGCATGGCTCATTATGAGAGTGGCTTTGACACCGCCTTCGTGGACCACAATCCTGATGGCAGCAGTGAATATGGCATTTTCCAACTGAATTCTGCCTGGTGGTGTGACAATGGCATTACACCCACCAAGAACCTCTGCCACATGGATTGTCATG ACCTGCTCAATCGCCATATTCTGGATGACATCAGGTGTGCCAAGCAGATTGTGTCCTCACAGAATGGGCTTTCTGCCTG GACTTCTTGGAGGCTACACTGTTCTGGCCATGATTTATCTGAATGGCTCAAGGGGTGTGATATGCATGTGAAAATTGATCCAAAAATTCATCCATGA